A single region of the Coregonus clupeaformis isolate EN_2021a chromosome 16, ASM2061545v1, whole genome shotgun sequence genome encodes:
- the npc1l1 gene encoding NPC1-like intracellular cholesterol transporter 1, translated as MGRPTMSRATAMLTLLACLVVSEARHEPGYCAFYDECGKNPTVEGSLIPPIIPCLNYSRARTLEGEHYRQLKKVCPMLDRGEGSTTACCSIKQLKSLETSLMLSKAVLIRCPSCADNFAHLHCINTCSPDQSTTVNVTRTIDVNVTSLGIVKEAVVGYQAYLSTSFADKSFDSCKNVRIPATGGYAIATMCGRYGSALCTAQRWYDFQGDSSNGLAPLDIDFRLIPEGVTEGIPDGVVPYAGRALGCNEMTPTGAEVCSCQDCQASCPVMPSPQPPAGPFTIGGMDGYLVLCVIVLCVLILAFLLFVLSTYLLRKEEGKDSEKGKGKGKGMDKNGNNVTERLIEPWEVTCTDKNSLATQEFLGSAFQAWGTLIASHPLKVLLASAVVIAAFATGLMHIELTTDPVQLWSAPNSRARMEKDFHDKYFDPFFRTNQLILTAPGRPGHFYDSLLFGKQNFSGIIAKDLILELLELQKKIQNIEFWSNDLNRTASLKDVCFAPLNPSNPSLTDCAVNSLPQYFQNSVDNLNAKVNMTELGVTKEVDWRDHFIYCVNSPLSFKDITDLQLSCMADYGAPVFPFLAVGGYENEGYTTAEALILTFSLNNYPRDNVKFKVALEWEQRFLDIVQEYQKSPGNPFTFAYMAERSLEDEINRTTAEDIPIFMISYAVIFVYIAVALGEYTSFSRILVDSKFLVGLGGILVVGCSVLASMGFYAWIGIPSSLVVLQVVPFLVLAVGADNIFIFVLEYQRDARRPDEKKEEQIGRVLGNVAPSMLLCSLSESVCFFLGALSTMPAVKSFALYAALAVLMDFVLQMTAFVALLSLDARRQDGNRCELACCVTVKTPAPSKPNEGFLLPVMRKYYAPVLLHPVTRVIVMVVFIFMFISSIYLMFYVTVGLDQELAMPQGSYMLEYFKYLYAYFEVGVPTYFVTTKGFDFTKIMGMNATCSSVGCDPFSLTQKIQYATEYPDLSYMAIPANSWMDDFIDWLNPGSKCCRLYTAGPNRGKFCPASEPTLMCLQKCMKIPENGVLRPSMEQFNRFLPDFLGNKPDLQCPKGGLGAYDKAVIRDESGEIIATRFMAYHTALTTSKEFTAALKIARELAHNITLSMRAIPGTSPDFEVFPYTVTYVFYEQYLTIVSEGLFNISLCLLPTFVVCCLLLGMDLRSGALNLLTIIMITVDTVGVMTLWGIDYNAVALINLVTAVGISVEFVSHMTRSFAMSIQPTHVERAKEATATMGSAVFAGVAMTNLPGIVVLAFAKAQLIQIFFFRLNLVITLLGMAHGLIFLPVLLSYFGPGVNKAVLLRIQQAKAQELELSSNAMHIYDNISYEDQEKSPNLDTTPITPYEPHTYEELEKVAVEDTISPPETISEEQLEKMARVDHF; from the exons ATGGGCAGACCCACTATGAGCCGTGCCACTGCCATGCTCACACTCCTGGCTTGTCTG GTTGTCTCAGAGGCCCGTCATGAGCCAGGATACTGTGCCTTCTACGATGAGTGTGGTAAAAACCCAACAGTGGAGGGATCCCTCATACCCCCCATAATCCCCTGCCTCAACTACAGCCGTGCTCGAACCCTCGAGGGGGAGCACTACCGACAACTCAAAAAG gTGTGCCCCATGCTGGACCGTGGAGAGGGCAGCACCACCGCCTGCTGCTCTATAAAGCAGCTCAAGTCCCTGGAGACGAGCCTGATGCTGTCCAAGGCAGTGCTCATCCGCTGCCCCTCCTGTGCTGATAACTTTGCCCACCTCCACTGCATCAACACCTGCAGCCCTGACCAGTCCACAACCGTTAACGTGACACGCACCATTGACGTGAACGTCACCAGCTTGGGGATAGTCAAAGAGGCTGTGGTGGGTTACCAGGCCTACTTGTCCACCTCGTTTGCCGACAAATCCTTTGATTCCTGCAAGAACGTGAGGATTCCCGCCACGGGGGGGTATGCCATCGCTACCATGTGTGGACGATACGGCTCAGCACTGTGTACGGCTCAGCGCTGGTATGACTTCCAGGGAGACTCCAGTAATGGCCtggccccactggacatcgactTCAGGCTGATTCCAGAAGGGGTCACCGAGGGGATACCCGACGGGGTAGTGCCTTACGCTGGAAGGGCGCTGGGGTGTAACGAGATGACCCCAACAGGGGCAGAGGTTTGCTCCTGCCAGGACTGCCAGGCCTCGTGCCCGGTCATGCCCTCTCCCCAACCCCCCGCAGGACCCTTCACCATCGGGGGGATGGACGGCTACCTGGTGCTGTGTGTGATCGTCCTCTGTGTTCTCATTCTAGCTTTCCTGCTTTTTGTGCTCTCCACCTACCTCCTGAGGAAGGAGGAGGGCAAGGACTCTgagaaagggaaaggaaaggggaaAGGGATGGATAAGAATGGGAACAACGTGACTGAGAGGCTGATTGAACCGTGGGAGGTGACGTGTACAGACAAGAACAGCCTGGCTACTCAAGAGTTCCTGGGCTCTGCGTTCCAGGCATGGGGCACCCTCATCGCCTCACACCCCCTCAAGGTGCTGCTAGCGTCGGCTGTGGTCATAGCGGCCTTCGCCACGGGACTCATGCACATCGAACTGACCACCGACCCGGTCCAGTTGTGGTCCGCCCCAAACAGCCGAGCCCGTATGGAGAAGGACTTCCACGACAAGTACTTCGACCCATTCTTTAGAACCAACCAGCTGATCCTGACAGCGCCGGGCCGACCTGGTCACTTCTACGACTCGTTGCTGTTCGGAAAGCAGAACTTCAGTGGAATCATTGCCAAAGATCTGATCCTGGAACTTCTGGAGCTGCAGAAAAAGATTCAG AACATTGAGTTCTGGTCGAATGATCTGAACCGTACCGCAAGTCTGAAGGATGTGTGCTTCGCGCCTCTCAacccctccaacccctccctGACCGACTGTGCTGTCAACAGCCTGCCCCAGTACTTTCAGAACAGTGTGGACAACCTCAACGCTAAAGTCAACATGACGGAGCTGGGAGTGACCAAGGAGGTGGACTGGAGAGACCACTTTATCTACTGCGTCAA CTCTCCCCTGTCGTTCAAAGACATCACTGACCTGCAGTTGAGCTGCATGGCTGATTATGGAGCACCAGTCTTCCCCTTCCTCGCAGTGGGAGGATATGAGA ATGAGGGCTACACTACAGCAGAAGCGCTCATCCTGACATTCTCCCTCAATAACTACCCACGAGACAACGTTAAGTTCAAGGTGGCCCTGGAGTGGGAGCAGAGGTTCCTGGACATTGTCCAAGAGTACCAGAAGAGTCCAGGCAACCCATTCACCTTTGCATACATGGCTGAG aGGTCTCTGGAGGATGAGATCAACAGGACGACAGCGGAGGACATCCCCATCTTCATGATCAGCTATGCTGTCATCTTTGTGTACATCGCTGTGGCTCTGGGGGAGTACACCTCCTTCAGTCGAATACTG GTGGACTCGAAGTTCCTAGTGGGTCTGGGTGGTATCCTGGTGGTGGGCTGCTCTGTCCTGGCCTCCATGGGTTTCTACGCCTGGATCGGTATCCCCTCTTCTCTGGTCGTCCTCCAGGTGGTTCCCTTCCTGGTGCTGGCCGTAGGAGCTGACAACATCTTTATCTTCGTCCtggagtaccag AGGGACGCACGGAGGCCAGACGAGAAGAAGGAGGAGCAGATCGGACGTGTCCTTGGAAATGTAGCTCCCAGCATGCTCTTGTGCTCTCTCTCCGAGTCTGTCTGCTTCTTCCTGG GCGCTCTGAGCACCATGCCTGCTGTCAAGTCCTTTGCTCTGTACGCTGCCCTGGCTGTACTCATGGACTTTGTGCTGCAGATGACGGCCTTCGTGGCATTGCTGTCCCTGGACGCCAGACGGCAGGATGGGAACCGCTGCGAGCTAGCCTGCTGCGTCACCGTCAAGACCCCGGCCCCGTCCAAACCCAACGAGGGTTTCCTTCTGCCCGTCATGAGGAAATACTATGCCCCCGTCCTCCTCCACCCCGTCACCAGGGTCATAGTG aTGGTTGTGTTCATCTTTATGTTCATCTCCTCCATCTACCTGATGTTCTATGTGACAGTAGGCCTGGATCAGGAGCTGGCTATGCCCCAG gGTTCCTACATGTTGGAGTATTTCAAGTACCTGTATGCATACTTTGAGGTGGGCGTCCCAACCTATTTTGTCACGACAAAGGGCTTTGACTTCACCAAGATAATGGGTATGAATGCAACCTGCTCCAGTGTGGGCTGTgaccccttctctctcactcAGAAGATCCAGTACGCCACTGAATACCCCGACCT ATCTTACATGGCTATCCCAGCAAACTCGTGGATGGACGACTTCATTGACTGGCTAAACCCTGGATCCAAGTGTTGCCGGCTCTATACAGCCGGTCCTAACAGAGGGAAATTCTGTCCTGCGAGCGAAC CGACCTTAATGTGTCTACAGAAGTGTATGAAAATTCCCGAAAACGGAGTATTGAGGCCCAGCATGGAGCAATTCAACCGCTTCCTACCAGACTTCCTAGGCAATAAGCCCGACCTGCAGTGCCCTAAGGG AGGTCTAGGAGCCTATGACAAGGCTGTGATCAGAGATGAGAGTGGAGAAATTATAG CCACCAGGTTCATGGCGTACCACACAGCCCTGACCACCTCCAAGGAGTTCACTGCAGCGCTAAAGATAGCCAGAGAGCTGGCCCACAACATCACCCTCAGCATGAGAGCCATACCTGGCACATCACCAGACTTTGAGGTCTTCCCCTACAC gGTGACCTATGTGTTCTATGAGCAGTACCTGACCATCGTGTCTGAGGGACTGTTTAACATCTCCCTGTGCCTACTACCAACCTTCGTGGTGTGCTGTCTGTTGCTGGGCATGGACCTGCGCTCCGGCGCTCTCAACCTCCTCACCATCATCATGATCACCGTGGATACCGTGGGCGTCATGACACTGTGGGGCATCGACTACAACGCCGTGGCTCTTATCAACCTGGTCACG GCGGTTGGTATCTCTGTGGAGTTTGTATCTCACATGACACGTTCCTTTGCCATGAGCATCCAGCCTACACATGTAGAGAGAGCCAAGGAGGCTACTGCTACTATGGGCAGTGCG GTGTTTGCTGGCGTTGCCATGACGAACCTGCCTGGAATAGTGGTGTTGGCATTTGCCAAAGCCCAGCTCATCCAGATCTTCTTCTTCCGTTTAAACCTGGTTATCACTCTGCTGGGCATGGCCCACGGTCTTATATTCCTACCCGTGCTGCTCAGCTACTttg GTCCTGGAGTGAATAAAGCAGTGTTGCTACGGATACAGCAGGCCAAGGCCCAGGAGCTGGAGCTGAGTAGCAACGCCATGCACATCTATGACAACATCAGCTACGAAGACCAGGAGAAGAGCCCCAACCTAGACACCACCCCCATCACCCCGTACGAACCCCACACCTATGAGGAGCTAGAAAAGGTTGCGGTAGAAGACACAATATCCCCCCCAGAGACAATCTCTGAGGAACAGCTGGAGAAAATGGCGAGAGTGGACCATTTCTGA